A stretch of DNA from Pseudopipra pipra isolate bDixPip1 chromosome 1, bDixPip1.hap1, whole genome shotgun sequence:
CAAATTCATCAGCGTTTTACACAACAGTATTAAACTAATTACGCGCGTTTGCTTCAGTGGCACCCGCTAGGCAGCCTGTACTTGACCCAGCTGTATCAGGACCTGCAGCAGGCTAAGCCTTTGATTTTCGGCGTCCCACCGCCCTCTACCCGGAGCCTCCGAATAGAGAGCGGCCTCAGGGGGGCGACGGCGACGGGGCGGGTAGAGAAGGCTTTCGCTAAGTGACCCGTCACCCATTTCGCCGTGATTAACAGGAAACGCTCTTTGAGCATCATCCCGTAATGTGAGGAGGGCGGGGGACGGGACCGCCGGGGACCCCAGCCAGCTCCCCGTAGCCACGCAGCGGGAGCTCCTCCGCCATGGGCGGTGCAGCGCGGCGTGGAGCCAGCCCCGGCGGTGCCCCCCGCCTGATCTCGCTGCTCCCCCCGACGGCggcggggcagggggggctgccCGCGCCCCCCGGGCACACGCAGGCGCGCAGCTGCCGCGCCCAGGTGGCGGCCGGGTCAGCGGGGACCTCCTGCCCCGCTGAATCAGACCTTCCCCTCCCACCACATGCGCAAGGAGGGAGGTGGCCCGGGGCAGCCGCCTCGCTGCATATAAAGCGCTGCCGTCGGGCCGTCCAGAGCCGCTCGCTCTCAGGACCTTGCTGCCGCCCGGCCGCCGCGACATGGACACGGGCCGCCGCCTGCCGCTGCCcgcgctgctgctgccgctggcCTGCGCCGCCCTGGCGCAGCGCTCCCTCACAGGTAGGAGCGGGGGCTCGGCGGGACCCCGCGGGGGACACGTGGGGGGCTGCGCGGGGCTGGGGCCGCCTGTGCCGGCAGTGGCCTGAGCCGCTGGTATCTCCCGCAGAGAAGCAGCGCGCCTGCCTGCTGCCCCCCGACGACGGCCCCTGCCGCGCCCTGGTGCCGCGCTGGTACTACGACAGGCACACGCAGAGCTGCCAGGAGTTCACCTACGGGGGCTGCTACGGCAACGCCAACAACTTCCTCACCTTCGACGACTGCGAGAAAAGCTGCTGGACCATCAAGAGTGAGTCCAGGGACCGGCAGCGCCCCAGAGCGCCCCGGGGTGGCAGGGGGCTAGAGGGGATCTGCGGGGACACCGGGGAGGCTGCGCAGCTTGCGGGATGCTTTGAACCCACCCGGTGtgtcatagagtcatagaattgttaatgttagaaaagacctttaagatcatcgagtccaagtGATGTCCCTCCTGCTTGTTGCTGCTTCTTGCTGATGTCAATTTTAGGCAGAGAAACCAGAATTAATTGTCTCAGAGATGACATGTGGAATTTATCTATTGCCGGAATTTAATATTGCAGCTACTGGCTAATCAATGCATCAGATTCCTCCTGTAAATCTTATCCCACTTTATTAAAGAATGCAGGTGGGACAAGCTGGGACTTGCTTACAGCTGGAGTAATAATGTTTTGCCTACACTACCATGTTGTTCTCTCTGTGAAGAATGATTTTACAGAGGatgaaattatttctattgCAGAAGTGCCCAAATTATGCCGGTTGGAGGCTGATGGAGGACCTTGCAGGAGTTATCTAAGAAGATATGCCTTTAACTTGAGCTCAGTGAGGTGTGAGGAATTCATCTATGGTGGCTGTTATGGAAATGGCAACAACTTCAGAGATTTGCAGTCTTGTGTGGACCACTGTCTGCCAGAAAGAAGTAATGGTTGtttcaaatttttaataaaatagatGATTTAAAAGTGATATGAAGATGATACTTTATTTGATATTTTCCTCTGGATACCCATGCAGTGGTAATTTTGAAGACTTCTGTGAAGCAGAAGTTTATATTGTCCacattaattttaatgtgtTACTTGTCTCAGCTGTTACTGAAAGAGCAAAAATGCTGTGGCCTAAATACTTCCACGGCTACACGCAACTGATTTCTTGACTTCTAGAGTCAAGGTACGGGTGTAGCTGAAGGGAAATAACAGGGTTGGAGATCTGTGTTGAGGCAGATGTGTCAGACATTGTGGCAGTCGTGTTCAGGGCAGTGATACCATAATATAAAGCAGAAGTGCCTTTCTAAAATTCAGGCCTGAGAGATGGTGTTAGGAGGCTTGGGTTTTTGGCACTCAGCAGCTCAGATTCTGATAGAAGTTTTGCCTGATGTGATTCTTCACTGTCTCTCCATACAAGCTTTAAATAAGAAAGGTTGTAACTATGAGCAGGTGACTATAGCTAAGCATTGTCATGACCACCAGGTTAATGTCCAGTGCAAGATAGGATCTTTGAAGAAGAGAGACCTACCAGAATGTATCAAAGCTATCACTGCTTAACCTTTATTAGTGCTTGATGACAGTTATTTGTGACTGATGACAGACTGTCAGCATTTTCTTAGGTGAATggtgaattatttttaatttctctgttacACATCCAGTGAGCTGATAAAAGGTTTACAGcaggaaaagtaaaattttgTTGAGGCAAAATGAAACATGATTCTTTTGAGAAAAGCGGTGGAGTTTGTATTTTTTGCTGAAAGCATACAGAATTTGCTGGCAAAATCATAGCAAAATAGTGCCTTTATTTTCTCTACAGCGGTTGTTCCACTGAAATTATTGTTATATTTCTATATACAAGGAATAAGACTATGTAAATATCTCAACCATCGTATGCATGGCACCACAAATGGGCAGAGCTGATGAATTTCAGTTGTGGGACAATAATCCTGTTTTCTGGGTTGATCTGTTGCTTTCTCAAATTCGCAACTCACAGGAATTAGATGCAGTAAGTCTCTGAAGTCTTCAGTAACAGTCATGTCaattcactgggaaaaaaagcagtttagACACAAAATTTATTGCAGGGTAAATTTTAAGAAGCCATGCACAGagattatatttatataatttttcttcctctctcttttgtttttctttgtctttttttttttttttcccaa
This window harbors:
- the TFPI2 gene encoding tissue factor pathway inhibitor 2 isoform X2; translated protein: MDTGRRLPLPALLLPLACAALAQRSLTEKQRACLLPPDDGPCRALVPRWYYDRHTQSCQEFTYGGCYGNANNFLTFDDCEKSCWTIKKVPKLCRLEADGGPCRSYLRRYAFNLSSVRCEEFIYGGCYGNGNNFRDLQSCVDHCLPERTGPLLCYSPKDEGLCSSSVPRYYYDAKTKSCKEFKYTGCGGNANNFVTETDCYNVCRKGTQKPRINKPMSVSRRKIMRKLIKKPQVYNQKS
- the TFPI2 gene encoding tissue factor pathway inhibitor 2 isoform X1; the encoded protein is MDTGRRLPLPALLLPLACAALAQRSLTEKQRACLLPPDDGPCRALVPRWYYDRHTQSCQEFTYGGCYGNANNFLTFDDCEKSCWTIKKVPKLCRLEADGGPCRSYLRRYAFNLSSVRCEEFIYGGCYGNGNNFRDLQSCVDHCLPERTGPLLCYSPKDEGLCSSSVPRYYYDAKTKSCKEFKYTGCGGNANNFVTETDCYNVCRKAGTQKPRINKPMSVSRRKIMRKLIKKPQVYNQKS